ttcaatattATCTCAGCAATCCATAGACTTTTATTTATGAGGTTTAGAATCATTTTATAAAGATCCTAGAAAATTCCTGTTAGATGTTTGGAACTCTAGCAGGTCTATAGATTAAGTTGGGAAGAACAGACATTTTATAATATTGCGTTTTTCCATCTACATTCTCTCCTTTACTCCAATCTTTTGCCCTTCAATAAAGCTTTACAATTTTTTCATAAGAATCTTGTTCATTTCTTGAGATTATGCcaagatattttaaagttaagTAAAGCTTGGACTGAGTTTAAAAGAAAGTCTTATTCATTTAGTACACTCGGCGTTTCTCACCTGTATGACCTCTCTTATGTATAGAAAGGGATGCTCTTTGAGAGAATGCttttccacattcattacattcatagggtttctcaccAGTGTGAATTCTCATATGTATAATAAGTAATGAGCATTGAgagaaggcttttccacatttattACATTCATACGGTTTCTCCCCTGTATGACTTCTAACATGAAGAGTAAGGGATGAGATTCGAGAAAAAGCTTTACTGCACTCATTACATTTaaatggtttctctccagtatgaatttttTCATGTTCAAGGAGGTTTTGTCTCTGACTGAAAGCTTTTCCACATTGATTACAAtgatagggtttctctccagtatgaatttttTCATGTTCTGTGAGATTTGATTTCTGACTAAAGGCTTTTCCACATACCGTACATGCATAGGGTTTTtcaccagtatgaattctctggtgtcGAATGAGGTTTGACATCTGAATAAaagctttcccacattcactacattcataaggtttttctccagtatgaattttctGATGTGTAATGAGATTTTCTTTCCggctgaaggcttttccacattcattacattcataaggtttctcAGCTGTATGATTTCTCATGTGTACAGTAAGGGATGAACTTTGAGAGAATGCTTTTCCACATTCACTACATACATAGGGTTTCTCACCTGTATGACTTCTCATATGTATAATAAATACTGAGCATTGGgagaaggcttttccacatttattACATTTATAGGGTTTCTCCCCTGTGTGACTTCTCATATGTAGATTAACAGATGACATCCGAGAAAAAGCTCTACCACATTCATTACATGCAtaaggtttctcaccagtatgaatttTCTCGTGTTCAATAAGATTTTGCTTCTggctgaaggcttttccacattccttacattcatagggtttttctccagtatgaattctctcaTGTTCAATGAGATTTGATTTCTGGCTGAAGGCCTTCCAACAATCCTTACAtgcataaggtttctctccagtatgaattctctggtgtcTAATAAGGTTTGACATCTGAATGAAAGCTTTTCCACATTCATTACACTTATATGGTTTTTCCCCAGTATGAATTTTTTGATGTGTAATAAGATTTTCCTTCCTACTGAAAGCTtttccacattccttacattcatagggtttctctccagcaTGACTTCTCTCATGTCTGATGAGGTCAAATCTATGACTAAAGTCCTGTCCACACTGATTACACTTAAAGGGGGTTATGACATGGGATGAACAATGGTAAAATGGTTTCCCATACTTATTacattcataacttttcttttttataaagccTTTCTCATAACTAAATAAGTCTAAACTATGTTCAAAATCCTTATCAAGTGAGTCACATTCGAAGAACTTTTGTCTTGAAGTAACAATGTCTGAGTCCGGAGGAAATACTTTTGCAACATTTTTATATTCAAGGGCATTTTCCTTAATCAGAGTTTTCTTGGAGATGGATGTGACATTCCTCACAAGGGtttcctgttgcttcttgatctgttcATCAACTTTCCAAACTTCTAAAATGGAGGACCAAAAATTATTACTTTTGAATATTTCTCCTACTGCTCTATTGATAACATTTCAGAAATTTGCTAaagtggggggacttccctggcagttcagtggttaagactctgtacttccattgcaggaggtgcaagtttgatccctggctagggaactaagatcctgcatgccatgcagcacaaacacatacacacacacacacacacacacacacacacaatggaggaTTTAGGTAGGGAGAAGAGTGGGGCTGAAAAAAAAGAGGATGAATTTAAAGTCCAGAGTTACATACTGATTTGAAGGCAGGAACACATCTACATCATGAAGGTACATAAAGGAAAAAGGAGTCATATGTAATTTAGAACTAGTTTCAATAATGTTCTTGAGGGCTGGAGAAGAGGAATTATATAAAACACAGTCcataaggaaataagaaaaaagaaacaaatgaaggagaaatcagaatCCTTTAGAGAAGAGTAAAGAAGACATTTCCAAGAAGGGTGATCCCTAGGATCAAATACAGAAGAGACTTTCCTGTTTCAACATGGTGGAATTAAACATCTCtatcttctctcctctctgcaaacatgaagaataaacagaaaaaagaaatatgtgttcAATTATACTAAAAGGCAGCTAAACTGCAATTCCAAAGTATAAGGAAAGTCAGAGGATAAACAGAAATAGGTAGGAAAGAAACAGTGGCTGTTATTTCTTGTCTCAGAGAGAAAGCATGGTGAACAGAGTTCTCCAAAACAGAAGGCACACCCTGTGGACAGAATGAATGAGTCATTTTTTACAACAATGGAATCTGGATGTGTTAAGTCTGCCTGGTGGAACATAATCATCTTGTTCTGGCCCTGTCAAAAGGTAGGAAAGATAGAACTAAATAGATGCAAATATCTGCGGAGATGCAAATAGCTATTATTCTCGTATAAGCAGGATATTGACACAGGAAGGTAGAAGAGAAACTGAATGTTAGAGAAAGCATGCAACTGATAATCTCTGATTCAGAAGTAGTAAAGGGCAAACCAACTCTTAACACAAAACTCTGTATGACAAAGGAAGTGGATACAAGCAACAGAGGCTTCCTACTAGCTCAGAGTATTTTTCTGGACAATCTCCAACACTTCTTCAGTAAACAATGGGTCCAGCAGAAAAAATCCTTATTCAAGGATGAGGAATGACAGGTATTCAGGTCTATATGACACTACAAGAACCAAAATATATGAATACAAAAGCTGAAAGGAAAAACTGATACTGACTGATCAATAAGCCTCATAAAGTTCTAaagctttaaagaaaaacaaacctatGGGCATCCAGACAAACAAATCAAGTCATGTATGAAGGAAAACAATCAGGCTTCAGATTTCTCCAAGCAACATTCAAGTCCAAGAAGCAGTAGAGGACTATCTAAAGTCTTCAGGGAACTGTCTACAAAAACCTCTAGAGAAGACAGTGTGGCCTAAGAATTTTATACATAGCCAACTATCAActaaataaaaggtttttttaaaaaaagatattttcttaatttcaaaatctCAGGAACTCTAGGTCCCATTAAATTATAAGCTCCCTGAAGAcaggactttgtttttttttattgttttatgccCATGTCCAGAATAGTATTTTATCTATATTGTTACAACTATTAATGTGGTTTCCTTTTCCTTATATCTTCTACCTGGTTGTTCAAGTATACATGAAAACAACTGATTTTTACTTGTTAATTTGATACCTTACCATATCACTGAATTCTCTTTAAGTTTGTTGAAGTTGATTCTCTTATGTTTTAAGGGATATCATCTTATCATCTGTAAATAAAGATGGTTTACAGGATCCTTTCCAATTCTGTTAGCACTGCTTGTTTTCTCTTGTCTATTACTTAGGTATAAACTTGGTAAGAAATTTACAAAAGGTATAAAGGAAACCTTGGAAAGCATTTCTGAAGGGTACAAAACAGGCAGATCCGAACAAAGACAGAGAACATGATCTTGGATAGAAAACCTTGACAGTATAAAGATGTCAGCTCACTGAAAGTTCATTTATACTTCTGACACATTCCCAGCAAAAAAATCCAACAGGTTTTTCCCTGGAAATAGATAGTTAAATCTAAAATTCATAcagtgaaggggcttccctgatggctcagttggtaaagatccacctgctaagaaaatcccacatgcctttgaGCAACTAAACCCCGGCGTCACAACtattgagactgtgctctagaatccaagaaccacagctactgaagcctgagtgccctagagaCCGTGCTctgcatcaagagaagccaccacaatgagaagcccatgcacaccAAGGAAGAGAAGCAGGCCTGTTTGCTGAAATTAGAGGAAAGCCCGCAtaataacaaagacccagcacagaccaaaaaaaaaaaaaaattccttaattcCTTTAATAAACCGTTCCACCTGAAAATAAAAAACACCaataaacaaagaataaattaaaaaataaaattcatatagtGAAATAAACAAGAATAGTCAGCAtgactctgaaaaaaaaagtgtacttAACTTGGAAAAGAAAGGGACTGAATGTGAAGGGTAAGAGAGAGACTCACCTGTTAATGTTACCTTTTGGattgttaatatttttcaacaaagggtgtatatattacatttcaaaaaaattaaaggaatgaaAGGTGTGAATAAGCAAGGAGGAGGTAACAAACTGTAAGTCAGAGACTTTCAAAGCTATATTGGATTGTGAGAGTTGTGAAGTACAACAGAAAGTGTGAGTATTGTTACAAAACAAATCTGAAGCTTTTcaaaatagaaagaagaaaagaaatgaaagggaatttaactcaaatattgaacacacaaaaaaggaaacctGTGAATACAAAGGAATGAGAAAGCTTAAGGATCATAGAAAGGGACACTAATCCTGAAAGTAAGGCTGTAAATGAGCTAGGAAgttttagtatttaaaatttgaaaaaaggaagagagctgCAACATAAGAAGAATAGTATCTAGGAGTGTCACCATAATTCAAGGCATTCATATCTTCTGTCATTCTAGAAGACTTAAGCAAATCTTGGAAAATGTGAAATGGCATCGACCTCCTGAACAACTGCTATGTGGCTTTCTCATTCAGACCTGCCTTTTCACTTATTCACCTGGACAGTGCCTCCCAAGCATTTCTTCTTCTACCACCCATGGCTCCTCTTCCTGCTCCAACTTGAAGATCACATCTGGTTTGGTGACTTGACAACCTATTTTGAGAGACAGCAAAGGACCTGAATGTTAATGCTGGAGACAACCATCCAGATCTTGGGTTGAGTCCTGGGGACTGGAGGGCCTATGAAAGATGATGGAGGAACTTTCACAATGACACAAAATAATTAGCATTTACTCTAAAGACTAGCACATACAATCATATGAAGAAAGGAAATGCTAGTTAAAGACATATGGCAAGCTGAAGTCTTCACATATTTCAAAAACAGAATTCTGTGAAGACTGCAAAGCTCCCCTTACCCACTGTGACTAGGTTGCTgtagttctccagcatcacatcacGGTACAAGTTCCTCTGAGCAGGTTTCATTTGCTGCCATTCCTCCTGGGTGAGGTCCACAGCCACATCCTTAAATGTCACTGTTTCCTGTTAAAACACAATTTGAAGTCATCAAAGCTAAACACTATGGTCAAAACATGCAAGAACTCATTTAGATAGTATCCAGGGATCAGATACCATATATGCAGTTTTCTAATTTCTAAAtacttaattttgtatttatactGTGGGAGAAGATATACCATAATAGAAATACCCTGTAGGAATGTGTTATTACTGAATCAGCAAACTTATTAATTCATCATTTATTTTGCAGGACGCCAGAAACAGTTGTCACTGATTTGTACTGGGCTGTGACAGAGATGACACAGATATGATTCACAGGCTCAGAACCTGTCCAAGCAGTTGTATGATCTAATAAGAAAGAGGACATGGGAACAGTAGGGAAGACAGAAGGTAAATGGGTAAATAAATGGTGGTACACCCAGATAAAGGAATATTACTCtgctaaaaagaaatgtgctATCAAGCcaggaaaagacatggaggaaacttaaatgcatgtaactaagtgaaagaagctgagCTGAAAAGGCTATCTATGGTATGATTCCACTATACgacattttggaaaagacaaaactataaatAGAAACAGTAAAAAGATTAGTGGATACCAGGCAttggaggagaggaaagaaatgagtagacagagcacagaggatctttaggtcagtgaaaatattctgtatgatactataatgatggatacatgtatatatgtgtgtgtatatgttagttgctcagtcatttccgacccTTGGtgacccataaactgtagcccatcaggctcctctgtcaagggaattttccagacaagaatactggagtgggttgccattcccctctccaggagatctttcggaccgagggatcaaaccctggtctcctgcattgcaggcagatatatatacacacacacacacatacacacacaccctactcTTTATCAATGAGCTACCAGGCAAGCAcccatatttatacacacacatatatatacatgtacatacatttgtccaaattcaTAGattgtacaacaccaagagtgagtcTGAATGTAAACTATTGAACATTGGGTGATCATATGTCAATATAGGACCATCAATTGTAACAACTGTACCACTCTGATGGGGGATGTTGATAAGGGGGGAGGCTATGCACATGTGGAGGAAAGAGGTATATGGAGAacctctgtaccttcctctcaacTTTGCTGTGAACTTGAAACTGCTcgttaaaagcaaacaaacaaacaaacaaacaaactaaataaataaataaatatatatatatatatatatatatgtaaagggTTACAAACCAttacaagtgggatttatcccaggaatgctgATTTAACAATACTCATTTAACATCTGAAAATAAACTAATGTAATACACAATGCGGACAGAATAAAGAACAaattcatatgatcatctcaacagctgcagaaaaagcacttgacaaaacCCAATACTTTTTCATGAGAAAAATGCTTACACCTgttaaaaataagacaacaggcccaaaatggagtcacttatgCTAAGCCTCACGTCACCAAACTGAGACTTAATTAGTTTCAGCCTCTGCTAGAACTGGACTATTAAACTAGTCAAGCAGAAATCACCTGATGATCATTAGTGAAGTAATCTGTCTGACAGACCCTATCATCCCCTAAGGGAAAGTAATCGGGCCAGAACCAATCTGCTTTTTGCTACTGTAACTTCCTTGCCCCTCTCCCTCTGCATGTAAAATTAACTTGGTATAGCTCCTCAAAGTTCCTGTATATCTGCTAGATTGGAAGTTCTCTGACTCATGAATCATGAAATAAAGCCAGTAAGATCttcaagtgaagaggaactaaaaagcctcttgatgaaagtgaaagaggagagtgaaaaagttggcttaaagttcaacatgcagaaaacgaagatcatggcacctggtcccatcaattcatgggaaatagatggggaaacagtggaaacaagtgtcagactttattttgaggggctccaaaatcactgcagatgatgactgcaaaatgactgcagccatgaaattaaaagacacttactccttggaagaaaagttatgaccaacctagatagcatattgaaaagcagagacattactttgccaacaaaggtccatctagtcaaggctatgattttttcagtggtcatgtatggatgtgagagttggactgtgaagaaggctgagcgccgaagaattgatgcttttgaactgtggtgttggagaagactcctgagagtcccttggactgcaaggaaatccaaccagtccattctaaaggagatcagcagtgggtgttctttggaggcaatgatgctgaagctgaaactccagcactttggccaccccatgtgaagagttgactcatcggaaaaaactctgatgctgggagggattgggggcaggaagagaaggggacgacagagaatgagatggctggatggcatcaccgactcgatggacatgagtttgagtgaacttcaggagttggtgatggacagggaggtctggcgtgctgtgattcacggggtcgcaaagagtcggacacgactgagcgactgaactgaactgaactgaactgaagatcttcAAAATGTACTCAAGttgaatttgtattttaacaCACCCTTTGACTTGGTCCATGTACTCCAGTGATCAGGCAAGTGAAGAGCTTGCCCCAGGAAGCTGCTGCCCGTTCACCAGAATGAACACAACCTGGAGGAGCTAGGAGCCCATCCCACAGCTTGTGTCAAGACCAGGTGATCTGCAGCCCAAAGCAGAGCCCAAAGTCCACAAAGTCAACCTGCATAAGAATAAAGACCTGTTGTTCTActcagaaaagaagcagaaaagctgAAAAGAAACCTGATTTAACACATAGTTGATTgaaaatttttcaaagaactaagcTCTCAAAATGAAACTGGATTTAGATATTTTTACTGGTCAACAGGCTGTAGAATCCGACATCatgagttcaaatcctgaccTCAAAATTTACTAATtgtgtgggaattccctggaagtccagtggttaggacttggttcTTTCACTGCcttggcccaggttcaatccctgatcagggaactaagattcccagtAGCCTCTTGGCATAGccaaaaacatgtttttcttttttctttttctttttttaatgaattgtgtAAACTCAACAAATAGCCAAATTTGAACCTCATCTGTAAAGCGGCATTTTCCTCAAAGGGGTGTTATGAGGACTAAATAAGACCAAAAACATGTGAAAAATGCAGAACTGAGCCTAGCACCCAGtaatcatttaataaatgttcagGAATAAATAACCCTTATTGggcttccttcgtggctcagacagtaaaggatgcacctgtaatgcaggagatctgggttcgatccctgggccaggaagatcccctggagaaggaatggctacccactccagtactcttgcctagagaatttcaaggatagaggagtctggtccataaggttgcaaagagtcagacatgactgagtgactaacactttcacttttcatggaatatgaaccattaaaaaaataggcAACAACAAAAACCGTATTTTTCACTACCTCTAGTAAATTATCATTAGAACATTTTTCCCACTAACTAGTGTATAAGCATAAATTTCATTTCCAAAAAGACTTGACAGAAACTGTAAAAGAAGTAACAAAAGTAAATATGGGTTAATTTCTAACTGTATACAATGATGAATCAGTGATTTATAACAGTCTGTTTTCCTAAGATACTGATGCTCTTTACATGTATATATGCCAATAATTCCATTTTTGGAGCAAGGAACAAAGGGGGTTGTCAAAAAACATAAATTTAGTTTGTGTCATTaaatttttgttccttttcctatCAGACAGAACCAAGAAAAAGATGAGAATCACTCTAGCCCTGACAGGAAGCCTTAACATTTCCAGAGGTCCTGCTGGTAATCACAGCAGTCTCCTTCTCCTTCATTTTTAAGATACTTAATatgataaatcttttttaaaaataaagtttacagTGAAGGCATAAAGGTAATTATGTATCAATTCTATGGTGTATATATATGCTGACTGGCAACTTTTTGTAAAaggatattttttccttaaagttgTACAAATATTAAATGTTATTCTTTCTAAAACTTGGAGCATAACACAcagtattttttcatgttttttcttggctattatatacatttttattttccaaatgtctTCTACATTCAGCTTGAACAGAACTGCCTTATTCTAAAAGGTGTATTTAGAATATCTGAGATTTCAATAAATCTGAAGATTAAAGAGAATTCATATTGATTTaataatgacatttttatttttaaaaagtatatattaaaaatttactCAAATCCTCTTCTAGGTCTCAGTAATGTTTTAAAGGTTTCTTTCTCCCAtatacatctttttttcctttaggattttgtTATTACTCTTAACAgctttcttccattttattttattcatttttaaaatttatatattttttggctgCCCCACAGggttttcaggatcttagttccccaaccagggactgaattttGACCATGGCAatgaaagtgctgagtcttaatcacagtactgccagggaattcccagcttccattttatttctgaacTGGTTGTGGTTtgtattagtatatagaaatgctgttaatttttgcatattaaTTTTGTGTCCATACTGTTTTGAGTTCTCTTGTTTCATCTTCaggtgtacacacacataaatgtatcatctagaaataataattttgtatGCACCTTCccaacttt
Above is a genomic segment from Ovis canadensis isolate MfBH-ARS-UI-01 breed Bighorn chromosome 14, ARS-UI_OviCan_v2, whole genome shotgun sequence containing:
- the ZNF568 gene encoding zinc finger protein 568 isoform X1 — its product is MKRLTRMMERTAWHSPDSALFQEEEDMASSLETVTFKDVAVDLTQEEWQQMKPAQRNLYRDVMLENYSNLVTVGCQVTKPDVIFKLEQEEEPWVVEEEMLGRHCPEVWKVDEQIKKQQETLVRNVTSISKKTLIKENALEYKNVAKVFPPDSDIVTSRQKFFECDSLDKDFEHSLDLFSYEKGFIKKKSYECNKYGKPFYHCSSHVITPFKCNQCGQDFSHRFDLIRHERSHAGEKPYECKECGKAFSRKENLITHQKIHTGEKPYKCNECGKAFIQMSNLIRHQRIHTGEKPYACKDCWKAFSQKSNLIEHERIHTGEKPYECKECGKAFSQKQNLIEHEKIHTGEKPYACNECGRAFSRMSSVNLHMRSHTGEKPYKCNKCGKAFSQCSVFIIHMRSHTGEKPYVCSECGKAFSQSSSLTVHMRNHTAEKPYECNECGKAFSRKENLITHQKIHTGEKPYECSECGKAFIQMSNLIRHQRIHTGEKPYACTVCGKAFSQKSNLTEHEKIHTGEKPYHCNQCGKAFSQRQNLLEHEKIHTGEKPFKCNECSKAFSRISSLTLHVRSHTGEKPYECNKCGKAFSQCSLLIIHMRIHTGEKPYECNECGKAFSQRASLSIHKRGHTGEKRRVY
- the ZNF568 gene encoding zinc finger protein 568 isoform X2; this encodes MKPAQRNLYRDVMLENYSNLVTVGCQVTKPDVIFKLEQEEEPWVVEEEMLGRHCPEVWKVDEQIKKQQETLVRNVTSISKKTLIKENALEYKNVAKVFPPDSDIVTSRQKFFECDSLDKDFEHSLDLFSYEKGFIKKKSYECNKYGKPFYHCSSHVITPFKCNQCGQDFSHRFDLIRHERSHAGEKPYECKECGKAFSRKENLITHQKIHTGEKPYKCNECGKAFIQMSNLIRHQRIHTGEKPYACKDCWKAFSQKSNLIEHERIHTGEKPYECKECGKAFSQKQNLIEHEKIHTGEKPYACNECGRAFSRMSSVNLHMRSHTGEKPYKCNKCGKAFSQCSVFIIHMRSHTGEKPYVCSECGKAFSQSSSLTVHMRNHTAEKPYECNECGKAFSRKENLITHQKIHTGEKPYECSECGKAFIQMSNLIRHQRIHTGEKPYACTVCGKAFSQKSNLTEHEKIHTGEKPYHCNQCGKAFSQRQNLLEHEKIHTGEKPFKCNECSKAFSRISSLTLHVRSHTGEKPYECNKCGKAFSQCSLLIIHMRIHTGEKPYECNECGKAFSQRASLSIHKRGHTGEKRRVY